A single genomic interval of Spirosoma linguale DSM 74 harbors:
- a CDS encoding excinuclease ABC, C subunit (KEGG: mfa:Mfla_1804 excinuclease ABC subunit C~TIGRFAM: excinuclease ABC, C subunit~PFAM: excinuclease ABC C subunit domain protein; Excinuclease ABC C subunit domain protein; helix-hairpin- helix motif~SMART: Excinuclease ABC C subunit domain protein; Helix-hairpin-helix DNA-binding class 1), producing MPEFDYKQELAKVPHEPGVYRYFDATGEVIYVGKAKDLKNRVSSYFTNSKGHDRKTLRLVSQIRKIEFTIVNTEFDALLLENQLIKRYQPKFNILLRDDKTYPFVCVTNEHFPRVVTTRRIDRKLGTFYGPFANLKPMYTVLDMFSQLFTIRTCNYNLAPENIEAGKYKVCLEYHIGNCKGPCEGKQAEEDYNSDIEQVHHILKGNLKPAQEYFKNQMVEAANDLAFEQAQKYKDKMEVLQRFQSKSTVVNPKIADADVFSIASDEVSAYINFMKVVNGTIVQTHTVEIKKKLDETDQDLMAMMIIEFRDQYGSQAKEIISNIPLDVDLKAEVTVPQIGDKKKLLDMSLKNVLYFRRERQERAAAEATANASKKDRVLIRLKQDLQLKTLPNRIECFDNSNIQGTNPVSAMVCFIGGKPANKEYRHFSIKTVIGPNDFASMYEVVTRRYTRVLTEDTGLPDLIVIDGGKGQLSAACDALKDLDLYGKVPIIGIAKRLEEIYFPEDNLPLYIDKKSESLKLIQRIRDEAHRFAITYHRDKRSRNSLISELENVEGVGKKTAAKLLKHFKGVTKIREASFDEVAEVVGKDRAVKLKQYFDTIEQ from the coding sequence ATGCCTGAATTTGATTACAAGCAAGAGTTAGCCAAAGTACCACACGAACCGGGCGTCTACCGGTATTTTGACGCAACGGGCGAGGTAATTTATGTTGGTAAAGCCAAAGACCTGAAAAACCGGGTTAGTAGTTATTTTACCAATTCAAAAGGGCACGATCGCAAAACCCTGCGGCTGGTAAGCCAGATTCGAAAGATTGAGTTTACCATCGTCAACACTGAATTTGATGCCTTGCTGCTCGAAAATCAGCTGATCAAGCGGTATCAGCCCAAGTTTAACATTTTACTGCGCGACGATAAGACCTATCCGTTCGTATGTGTCACAAATGAGCACTTTCCGCGGGTTGTAACGACCCGGCGAATCGACCGTAAACTCGGTACTTTTTACGGCCCTTTCGCGAACTTAAAGCCCATGTACACCGTGCTGGATATGTTCAGCCAGCTGTTTACGATCCGAACGTGTAATTATAACCTCGCTCCCGAGAACATCGAAGCCGGGAAGTATAAAGTTTGTCTGGAATACCACATTGGTAATTGCAAAGGCCCATGTGAAGGCAAACAGGCTGAAGAAGACTACAACTCAGATATTGAACAGGTCCACCATATTCTGAAAGGCAACCTAAAGCCTGCTCAGGAGTACTTCAAGAACCAGATGGTTGAAGCAGCCAATGATCTGGCATTTGAGCAGGCACAGAAGTATAAAGATAAAATGGAAGTGCTGCAGCGGTTTCAAAGTAAATCGACTGTTGTTAATCCGAAAATTGCCGATGCGGATGTGTTCTCCATTGCGTCAGATGAGGTTTCAGCTTACATCAACTTTATGAAAGTGGTTAACGGAACCATCGTCCAGACGCACACCGTAGAAATCAAGAAAAAGCTCGACGAAACGGACCAGGACTTGATGGCTATGATGATCATTGAGTTTCGGGATCAGTATGGCAGTCAGGCAAAGGAAATTATATCGAATATACCTCTCGATGTTGATTTAAAAGCGGAGGTAACCGTTCCGCAGATTGGCGACAAAAAGAAACTGCTCGATATGTCCCTTAAAAACGTGCTTTATTTCCGGCGCGAAAGGCAGGAGCGAGCAGCCGCTGAAGCAACGGCCAATGCCAGTAAAAAAGATCGTGTGTTGATCCGGCTGAAACAGGATTTGCAGCTAAAAACATTGCCGAACCGTATTGAATGCTTTGACAACTCAAACATTCAGGGCACAAATCCTGTATCGGCAATGGTATGTTTTATTGGTGGAAAACCCGCGAATAAAGAGTACCGCCACTTTTCTATTAAGACTGTTATTGGGCCAAACGACTTCGCAAGTATGTATGAAGTCGTTACACGACGGTATACACGCGTTTTAACGGAAGATACCGGCCTTCCTGACCTGATTGTCATTGATGGTGGCAAAGGCCAGCTCAGTGCCGCCTGCGACGCGTTAAAAGACCTCGATCTATATGGTAAAGTGCCAATTATCGGTATTGCCAAACGGCTTGAAGAGATTTACTTTCCGGAAGACAACTTACCACTCTACATCGATAAAAAGTCCGAGTCGCTCAAACTTATCCAGCGCATACGCGATGAGGCTCACCGGTTTGCTATTACCTATCACCGGGATAAACGCAGCCGCAACAGCCTGATCAGTGAACTGGAGAATGTAGAAGGGGTCGGCAAGAAAACAGCGGCCAAGCTTTTGAAGCATTTTAAAGGCGTCACCAAAATTCGGGAGGCCAGCTTTGATGAAGTGGCCGAAGTTGTGGGTAAAGACCGTGCGGTTAAGCTAAAACAGTATTTTGACACTATTGAACAATAA
- a CDS encoding gliding motility associated protein GldN (TIGRFAM: gliding motility associated protien GldN~KEGG: hypothetical protein), translating into MTQFRTIGYAGVLAVATLALAGGEALAQEKASNGTNALSVRAINENDIMMKKTLWRRIDLKEKQNQSMFSKNNEISKYLIDAVKAGLIDAYANDSCTTKISIEKFHENMLIPNTGGGLSAEEKAAGFTEDGKTAGANDGWDAPAKDKKKPADDGWGTPKKAAEPAVADDGWGTPKKKTAVAKNAKGKKGKAKVAAPVVEPKKDSVVVAAAPTLSGDEYFPKELNILEVREDWVFDRKRSRLYYDVQTVTLLLPADKNQAGYEKPIATFKYKDLDKLFRSDPKKFIWYNPQNQAQHKNLADAFDLRLFYGRITKVANPGDTDLVGMYGDREGLLKSYQTEYELMETEHSLWEY; encoded by the coding sequence ATGACACAATTTAGAACGATAGGATATGCTGGTGTGCTGGCCGTAGCTACGCTGGCGCTGGCAGGAGGGGAGGCCCTGGCTCAGGAAAAAGCAAGTAACGGTACAAACGCGCTATCGGTTCGTGCTATAAATGAGAATGACATCATGATGAAGAAGACCCTTTGGCGTCGTATTGACCTGAAGGAGAAGCAGAATCAGTCGATGTTCTCAAAGAACAACGAAATTTCAAAATACTTGATCGATGCTGTCAAAGCCGGTCTGATTGACGCCTACGCAAATGATTCGTGTACGACAAAAATCTCGATTGAGAAATTTCACGAAAACATGCTGATTCCTAATACGGGAGGAGGTTTGTCTGCTGAAGAGAAAGCCGCTGGTTTTACCGAAGATGGTAAGACGGCCGGTGCTAACGACGGTTGGGATGCGCCCGCGAAGGATAAAAAGAAACCGGCTGACGATGGCTGGGGAACGCCCAAGAAGGCTGCCGAACCTGCTGTGGCGGATGATGGCTGGGGAACACCCAAAAAGAAAACCGCAGTAGCCAAGAACGCAAAAGGCAAAAAAGGAAAAGCCAAAGTGGCTGCTCCTGTTGTAGAGCCTAAGAAAGATTCGGTTGTTGTGGCGGCTGCTCCCACGCTTTCCGGCGATGAATATTTTCCAAAGGAATTAAATATTCTCGAAGTAAGAGAAGATTGGGTTTTCGACCGGAAACGCTCGCGCTTGTATTATGATGTTCAAACGGTAACGCTTTTACTGCCTGCTGATAAAAACCAGGCTGGTTATGAAAAGCCGATTGCTACGTTTAAATATAAAGACCTCGACAAGCTGTTCCGCAGCGATCCGAAGAAGTTTATCTGGTATAACCCGCAAAACCAGGCTCAGCACAAAAATCTGGCCGATGCATTCGATCTTCGCCTGTTTTATGGTCGGATTACAAAAGTAGCCAACCCAGGTGATACGGATCTGGTAGGTATGTATGGTGACCGTGAAGGCCTGCTGAAATCATACCAGACAGAATACGAACTAATGGAAACAGAGCATAGTCTCTGGGAATATTAA